One genomic region from Pongo abelii isolate AG06213 chromosome 4, NHGRI_mPonAbe1-v2.0_pri, whole genome shotgun sequence encodes:
- the LOC134761379 gene encoding uncharacterized protein LOC134761379 isoform X3, with product MRSAHLKLCSTSSPVLLLLLWPCDVPGPTSPSAMISLTLARSSRRGHWKESSGAEKGGEWTIKGSQVLIWKRCPWKGHSLKSVSCTLEGWNWKADYIRDDSLAVGLLLGPANARQSRESEGAENLDALHW from the exons atgagatcggCTCATTTAAAATTGTGTAGCACCTCCTCACCCGTTCTCTtactcctgctctggccatgtgatgtgcctggtcccacttcaccttctgccatgatt TCATTAACTCTGGCACGTAGCAGCAGAAGAGGGCATTGGAAAGAGTCCAGTGGAGCAGAGAAGGGTGGGGAGTGGACGATCAAAGGCAGCCAGGTCTTGATTTGGAAAAGATGCCCGTGGAAAGGACACTCACTGAAAAG TGTGTCCTGTACCCTGGAAGGCTGGAACTGGAAGGCTGACTACATCAGGGACGACTCTCTTGCTGTAGGGCTTCTGTTGGGTCCAGCCAATGCCAGACAAAGCAGGGAATCTGAAG gtGCCGAGAACCTGGACGCCCTCCACTGGTAA
- the LOC134761379 gene encoding uncharacterized protein LOC134761379 isoform X1 — MRSAHLKLCSTSSPVLLLLLWPCDVPGPTSPSAMISLTLARSSRRGHWKESSGAEKGGEWTIKGSQVLIWKRCPWKGHSLKSVSCTLEGWNWKADYIRDDSLAVGLLLGPANARQSRESEGPKTLLLKRVLPHTLEEELLNRETRKNVNRQALWAFPTPPIHIRPYPFCPMLFLHNGQPCLSSEVSIEGPRGLLNMWMPTKN, encoded by the exons atgagatcggCTCATTTAAAATTGTGTAGCACCTCCTCACCCGTTCTCTtactcctgctctggccatgtgatgtgcctggtcccacttcaccttctgccatgatt TCATTAACTCTGGCACGTAGCAGCAGAAGAGGGCATTGGAAAGAGTCCAGTGGAGCAGAGAAGGGTGGGGAGTGGACGATCAAAGGCAGCCAGGTCTTGATTTGGAAAAGATGCCCGTGGAAAGGACACTCACTGAAAAG TGTGTCCTGTACCCTGGAAGGCTGGAACTGGAAGGCTGACTACATCAGGGACGACTCTCTTGCTGTAGGGCTTCTGTTGGGTCCAGCCAATGCCAGACAAAGCAGGGAATCTGAAG GTCCTAAGACCCTCCTTCTAAAAAGGGTTCTACCCCATACCCTGGAGGAAGAACTGCTGAACAGAGAGACCAGGAAGAATGTGAACAGACAGGCCTTGTGGGCTTTTCCTACTCCGCCTATTCATATTAGACcataccctttttgtccaatGCTATTTCTGCACAATGGTCAGCCATGCTTATCCAGCGAAGTCTCCATAGAAGGCCCAAGAGGACTGCTGAACATGTGGATGCCGACCAAGAACTGA
- the LOC134761379 gene encoding uncharacterized protein LOC134761379 isoform X2 yields MAHMTQGAGAVFIKLWPSCVSCTLEGWNWKADYIRDDSLAVGLLLGPANARQSRESEGPKTLLLKRVLPHTLEEELLNRETRKNVNRQALWAFPTPPIHIRPYPFCPMLFLHNGQPCLSSEVSIEGPRGLLNMWMPTKN; encoded by the exons ATGGCCCACATGACCCAGGGAGCTGGGGCTGTTTTCATAAAACTGTGGCCATCTTG TGTGTCCTGTACCCTGGAAGGCTGGAACTGGAAGGCTGACTACATCAGGGACGACTCTCTTGCTGTAGGGCTTCTGTTGGGTCCAGCCAATGCCAGACAAAGCAGGGAATCTGAAG GTCCTAAGACCCTCCTTCTAAAAAGGGTTCTACCCCATACCCTGGAGGAAGAACTGCTGAACAGAGAGACCAGGAAGAATGTGAACAGACAGGCCTTGTGGGCTTTTCCTACTCCGCCTATTCATATTAGACcataccctttttgtccaatGCTATTTCTGCACAATGGTCAGCCATGCTTATCCAGCGAAGTCTCCATAGAAGGCCCAAGAGGACTGCTGAACATGTGGATGCCGACCAAGAACTGA
- the LOC134761379 gene encoding uncharacterized protein LOC134761379 isoform X4 encodes MSVVSCTLEGWNWKADYIRDDSLAVGLLLGPANARQSRESEGPKTLLLKRVLPHTLEEELLNRETRKNVNRQALWAFPTPPIHIRPYPFCPMLFLHNGQPCLSSEVSIEGPRGLLNMWMPTKN; translated from the exons ATGTCAGT TGTGTCCTGTACCCTGGAAGGCTGGAACTGGAAGGCTGACTACATCAGGGACGACTCTCTTGCTGTAGGGCTTCTGTTGGGTCCAGCCAATGCCAGACAAAGCAGGGAATCTGAAG GTCCTAAGACCCTCCTTCTAAAAAGGGTTCTACCCCATACCCTGGAGGAAGAACTGCTGAACAGAGAGACCAGGAAGAATGTGAACAGACAGGCCTTGTGGGCTTTTCCTACTCCGCCTATTCATATTAGACcataccctttttgtccaatGCTATTTCTGCACAATGGTCAGCCATGCTTATCCAGCGAAGTCTCCATAGAAGGCCCAAGAGGACTGCTGAACATGTGGATGCCGACCAAGAACTGA